cgatccgcttccactcaaaggtTCTTCGTAATCATAGTTCCTTCAATTACATCACCCAGAAAAATATGATTAACATGGttttaatcattgatgacctgagatttgtccttgtggaggaatgtcctccaatccCAGCTCTAGAAGGCACTCGAAACgttcgagaggcatatgagCGTTGGGTACAGACAAAGGAAAAGGCCCGAGCATATATTTTGGTAAGCAagtctgaagtcttggccaagaagcatgaacccatgttcattgcttgtgagatcatggattccctacgggggatgttcggacaaccatccgCACAACTTAGGTATGACActcttaaattcatcttcaatgtccgtatgcaagaagggacatctgtttgagaacatgttctcaacataaTGGTTTACTttaacgtggcagagatgaatgagtctgtCATCAATGAGGCtagtcaggttagctttatcCTAGAAACTTTACCTGAAAATTTCCTGCAGTTTCGTAGTAATGCatttatgaataagattgactacaacctgaccaccttgctcaacgagctaTAGACTTTCCAgaccttgatgaaagtcaaggaatagAAGGGAGAGACAAATGTTGCCTTTTCCTCTAAGAATTTCTTCAGAGGTTCAACCTCGGGAACTAAGTCTGTGTCTTTTTCTTccagcaccaaaaagtggaagaataaAAAAGGTGGAAAGGAGAAAGTTAACCCACTAGTTGCTGCTaaaaagggcaagaaggccaaggctgcaaagggaatctgtttaCATTGCATCCAGGAgagacactggaagaggaattttcccaaatacttggcaaaaaagaagaaggccaagcaaagtaaatgtgatttacttgttttggagacttgttcagtggagaatgatgattcatcctggataatagattcaagagctactaaccatgtttgttctatatttcagggaattagttcctaacAGCAACTGAaggctggagagatgacgatgTATGTTACAACTGGGCGTGTCGTCTCAGCTAGGGCAGTGAGAGGACTCCGATTGACTTTAcaaaaaagtttatattttattggacAATATATATGTAGCTCCtaatttaaagaggaacttaatttctgtaaatgtttaattgaacaaaattattccgtgcattttttagtaaataaagtgtttatttacaaaaatggtatCAATCTTTGTTCTGCTAAGCTGGAAgacaatctttatgtgctaagaccgttaacAACTAAAGTTGTCCTTAATactaaactatttaaaactgtgataactcaaaataaaagacatagaatttctcctaaaaaaaatgtccatctttgacacctaagattagaacacataaattTCAATAAGATTAAGAGActggtcaagaatggacttctaagcgagttaaaagaaaaatctttacCTGTAGGTGAGTCGTGTCTGAAggcaaaataactaaaatatcttTGACTGGAAAACGTCACAGAGCCAAAaaacccttagaacttgtacattcaaacctctgtggttCGGTGAATGTTAAGACAAGAGgatggtttgaatatttcatctcttttactgatgattattctaggtatgaatatgtttatttaattcaacataagtctgaagtccttggaaagttcaaggagtacaagattgaagttgaaagtgcatttaataaaatgattaaaGCATTTCGATCAGATCGATGTGGAGAGTATTTGGATTTAAATTCCAAGACTACTTGGTAGAGCAtgaaattgtatcccaactctcagcacctggtacatctTAGCATCTGGAatttatgtactttaattcagtttggaatcttgtagatcaacctaatggggtaaaacctataggttgcaagtggatctacaagagaaaacggagTGATggtgggaaggtgcaaaccttcaacgctagacttgtggcaaagggttatacctatatagagggagttgactatgaggagactttctcacctatttctATGTTGAAGTCGATccggatactcctgtccattacctcatattatgactatgagatttggtaaatggatgttaagactgcttttctgaatggcaatctcaaggagaccatttatatagaGTAGTCTGAGAGATTCATAACctaaggtcaaaagcaaaatgtttgcaagcttaatcagcCCATTTATGAATTGAAGCAAACTttttgatcttggaatataagatttgatactacgatcaaatcttatggctttgatcagaatgttgatgaaccttgtgtttacaagaaaatcatcaacagttcagtagcttttcttgtgttctatgtagacgatatcctacttattgagaatgatgtaggcaTGCTgacaaaaattaagaattttggCTAGCGATTaaattctaaatgaaatatttggaagagGCACAATTTGTTATGGGCATTCAaatctttagagatcaaaagaacaaaatgctaaccCTATCTCacgcatcgtacattgacaaaatgtttgGCAAGTTTtcaatgcaggactccaagaggggtttactccctttcaggtatggagttattttgtctaaggaacaatgtcctaagacacctcaagaggttgaggaaatgaaacaTATCCCTTATGCATCGGTGGCTGGTaacctgatgtatgcgatgttatgtactaaacctgacatcTGTTATGTAATatggatagtcagtagataccaGTCTAACCTAGAATATGATCACTGGAACGTCGTTAAgcacatcctcaagtatcttcggagaatgatgaactacatgcttgtgtatggttctaaggatttgatccttacaagatacacgaactatgatttccaaactgataaggattctagtaaattcacatcaggatcagtgttcactcttaatgaaggTGTAGTAGTCTAGAGAAGcaccaagtaggggtgcattgctgactctactatggaggctgagtacgtgGCTACTTGTGAGACGGCTAAGGAAGTTGTGTGGCTCAAAAAGTTCTTGATTGATCTGGAAGTGGTTTCAGACATGTCTAaacccatcaccctttattgcgataatagtggtgttgtggctaatttctaagaacctaggagtcataagtgcaaaaagcacatagagcggaagtatcatctcatacGGGAGATTGTGTATCGAGAAGATATAATCGTCATGCATATAGCTTCAGAGCATAACGTTGCTAATCCGTTTACAAaagccctcacggctaaggtgtttgatggtcacctgtagagtatgggtctacgggacaggTCACATTTggtctagggtaagtgggaaaTTTTGTACTAGGCACAtgttatgccttagtttattgtttttgtgtGTACTTTTATTAGTAcgacttttatattgtacaccccactagctttaggacaagtgggagattgttgaggttgatgccctaaatctcatgggtcatgtagtttgtaattgtaatgtacaaataattttatttattcaataaaatatgagatattttattcgatatttagtagcattaacccacaaaccaataaactaatatccaatgttatcttctgtagcttacaCATGTATgaagagacatacaggtggataatgtttaagtgatagcctaaatggtccgtaatagatggataagattggttaccttatccttgtgacactacgaatacgactcactttgtagatgttataattgttgtaaagtgttacaaatggtatgatcctgatcattcatgtagagaaatGTGAACGgtggtattctatataaaggagtttgtataagatcggaccacgaaatgaatagtctcatcatataacactgttaataataagagacttacatttcaccaagatgaccataggtgacattacCTGAATCTCGAAtgaattgtgaactcttgcttatgaaggcagtcctttgatttgtatgaggaGAGTGgtcaaatcgccgactcaataagcctatcattttagggatttgtttgattacgtagctgggaacacagctacacaagacagaattcacttctttcctaatgccggggtaagtagataaattgctcccttaaggactaattcCGGGGTTTGAATAATGTAGCATCACACTCTCTCTTAgtctgagaggggtttggtcatagttggactatgacttcctattcattaaaggattagtggtacttaaggagttagatgtaactagttatatccaatggacacagaaatatatctatagtgcgaagagtgcaactatcggtctttaatgaagtgacaacagttaatggatgttgaataatttaattaagggagtttaactaattgttcaagtaccattggagtttcaatctacaggtacataaggtcccctttgtagctcaacaaggattattgagaattaattttggattaatttgaattgtggaattaattatatgtgacataattaaattaaattaattatataataatataatatatttgatacattatgatataagatttattgagaggaattaaacatttgaatttgattcaaatactaattatatgaatgaaattcatataattaaatttagttaaatatgatttatattaaataccatgcattgttgagagaaataaaactacaggttatattgtatttgatataatataagaaCTATAAGCTATGTGTTATATTtggtataacatatagtttagtATATATTatgtgataatatatatattaaatatcttattaaattattttattaaatgttttttttatattatattacttttttgaatttaatatggGAGGGCCCtccccttcttttctccctaGTGGCGAATAACGTGCGTGAAAGTGTTTGGTGTAGTTTTTACAAGagatcttcattttcttcacaGAAGATTTCTAACAGAAGGCTCTTAacaaaattttctctctaaatCACTCTCTCTCTTCCCAAAAGAAACATAAAGCCCACATAttaattttctctctaaatCACTCTCTCTCTTCCCAAAAGAAACATAAAGCCCACATATCCTGTGATTCTCATCCTCTATAGAGAATACTGAGGAaattcttgtggtggtgtccaaagtTGGTTGCTGTAATTCTGTTCGAGGTGTTCGTAATTGTTCGTGACAGATTGAGAAGGATATTTGTGAAGATTTTTGACTCCAAGGGTAAGTAATTCTTTGAACCCTAATTATTAATtctctaaaagcatgctttaaattatgttaaattaCATACTTTTGATTTGTAAGTTTGTATTCTgtgataaaattgaatttaggacGACCCCCGCTTCCACTGCGGGCTTTAGGATTCCTTCAAATTCAAGTCCtcaaagaaaaaacaaactAGCTAAAATCCTACCCCTATGTTAAATGAGCCACTCATTGTCTTGAAATCTTCAATACAATGTGGTGAAATGACTAAGAATGAATAGGAGAAGATTGAGAGGGGGAAATGGAGGATTTAGAGCCATGGATGAACTCAGAGAAGGTTGGAAATTGATTTGTCTTTTGCcctaaaaatctaaaaaatatatataggatTTATACTGGTGCAACAGAGAGTTTGTCGAAGCATAAGGGGGTTGGTAGCACATGCACGTGCTACTGACGAGGTCTGGAGCATCGCGACGTTGCACCAAAACGAGTGCTTTCAGGAAAAATGGCCGACCAAAGCGCTGATACGGCGCAGTTATATTGTCTTGATTGATACCTCCTATTCTTAATTGATGCTTCTAGAGCTTCATTTAGAcacatttttaacctcaatttaaCTCCAATGATTCGTTCTACCTTCTTGATGCTCAAGATcaacaagaatcaaagaataaaCCAACAAAATCATAGAACGAACCTGAATTAAGctgaataaaataactctttttAGGGACTACCATTCactttcccaaaaaaaaaagaaaaaaaaaattattcttcgATACAGGAGACGGAGAAGACACATTTCCGggtttttttttgtcattttaaatAACTATTGTACCTTTCTCATTTCTAAACCCTATTTCAGTTTACGTCTACCACTCCATCCCTTCTCTCCCTCCCtccctctctccctctctcactACCAGCCACCGTACACCGCCGACGCACGCCACTTCTTCACGACGTGATCTCAGCGACTACCGCCGCACGCTGCATTCCCAGCTGCCGCAGTCTCAACCTCCAGACGAAGTCTCCGCCTCTTCCTCCCTCTTACACGCTCTCGCCTCTCGATCAATGTTGCTTATCTCTGTTTTTCTTCACCCTCTCATAAACGGAAAGTGGTTCAGCCCCTAACCTGCGCCGTTGGTGAGATCGCACCGCCACTCACGCCCACCATCGGTCATTTTTCAGATCCCCAAGGTTCTGATTTTTGTTctgtttttcattttgtttcgTTGATTATGTTGTTATATCTTCACCCACGAATAAGTAAGGCAAAAGAAGCATTGTTATTATCTTTTTTGCTGATTTTTTATTCAGGCAATGTTTAACCAatccaaataaaaatataaaacagaAAATGTATACTTCGCTGATTAGGAAAATAGTACGACCTTAATTTGAACAGGATTCTATTCTATAGCAACGGTGTCTTCGAGTTCTAACGATTAGGAAATAGCAAATTgaatcattaaataaaaatgaaaaaagaaaatactatTCTTATccgaattaataaataaaagggaACGAAAAAGTTCAAGAAACTTACAAAGCCAAAAAGAAAACCGACCTCTATGTAATTTACTTGGCTATAATAAACTTGCTGGAATAAAAAAGCTGCATTGAAATTGTTGTTTCAGTTAAAAAAGAACAGCAAAAGACCATGGAAAAACAGAATAGAAACACATAAAAGGATCCTCCTGAACAAGGAATGAGTAAACCTGGAATTTGCTTGAATATTGAAAAAATTGTTGATGCATATGAACTGGTGTAGGGAGGGACAAGGGTAAAATGGGaaccatatatatttttttttttcaaattttgaaatccTCCAAATTTTGACCTatttggaatttaaaaaaacagGATTTTTAATCACAACAAGTTCCAAATTCTTCTCTTCCTGTTGTTTTCCATCCGAACATGCTGGTCAAATTCAGGGGTTCCCAACATGGGttcatgtttttattttctttctgcAGATTGAGAAGTTTAGAATATTACTTCAGCATGTGTAGGAGTTGCATATAGATCAAAGGCCATAAGGATCACCACCATGGCGAACAGACGGTGTTTACAAGTACTAACTCGTCATGCTTCGACTATTTTTTTCACCAAGCCATATATCCACCCGCTGAAAATTGCACCGTCCTTCCTTTCCCAGAATTTTCatacacatgcttctatttcaaACTACCTTTCTACTAAAATTGATCCTTCTTTGTGTACCTACGGGTCACATACCCGATATCTCTCATCTGATAGTCGAAATGGCAATGAAGATGATTTTactgaagatgaagatgaagatgaagatgacgaAGCATATGATAGTAGTGAGGATGATGGTATTTCCGTGTCGAGTAGGGGTATGCAAAAGGAGTATACAAAGGAGGAGAAGGAGGCTGAAGCAGCTGCTATTGGATATACAGTAGTAGGGCCACTTGATCAATCTAAAGGGGTTTTCAAGCCTTATGAGCCTGTTTTTGCTGTTGTTCAGGTTTGAACTTGTGGCATGTCTTAAGGAATTTTATGAATTAGTAGTTGGACAGTTATCATTTATCCACTCTTTTCTTTTGGCTATTCTTGTAGATTGGCTCGCACCAATTCAAAGTTAGCAATGGAGATAGTATTTTTACTGAGAGATTAAAATTCTGCGATGTGAATGACAAGGTTTGCAACTCCTATACCATTCTTCATTGTCTATATTTTAGATGTAGTTTATCAGGTTTTTATTAGACATGCTAGCTTTTGGCCATTTTTCTTCATGGCCCTGCCCCCAATCTTTTGATATGAGCCATCCAACCAGATTAGTAATGCTGTATCTATTATTTTTTCATAGATACTTTGgagaaaaaaatgatataaGTTATTCTAAACACAATATTTCACTTGGGAGCAACTTTCGGAACCTAGAACTGATATGTTGTATGATTTAAGATTGTACTACCTTTTCTATTCTGCTGTTGTTTCCAGGTTGTAATTTGGAAAGCTAAAGTTTGTGCTATGCTATGTTAGTTTGATTGGTACGAGGATTCGACAAAATTAATATGAGGGCTGTAAAACAGTTTTTAGATGATCAAGTGTTGAAGagctcctttttttttttttttcttttgacagTGCGACAAAATATAGTAGAGCTCCTGAAAAGCAACTGTTTTACATATATGAGAAGTTGCACTTTTCAGCTTGTCGTAGACAAGGCTAAAATATGTAGTGATGTACTTTATTTAGTAAGAAGAATTGTTCCAGCCTAGGTAAAGAACACGTAAAATATATTATCGTGTGGTAGCTTTTATTCAAGGTCTTATTGTTAGTCACA
This genomic window from Benincasa hispida cultivar B227 chromosome 4, ASM972705v1, whole genome shotgun sequence contains:
- the LOC120076865 gene encoding 50S ribosomal protein L21, mitochondrial translates to MANRRCLQVLTRHASTIFFTKPYIHPLKIAPSFLSQNFHTHASISNYLSTKIDPSLCTYGSHTRYLSSDSRNGNEDDFTEDEDEDEDDEAYDSSEDDGISVSSRGMQKEYTKEEKEAEAAAIGYTVVGPLDQSKGVFKPYEPVFAVVQIGSHQFKVSNGDSIFTERLKFCDVNDKLILNKVLLLGSSSQTIVGRPTVPSAVVQAVVEEHALDAKVIIFKKKRRKNYRRTKGHRQELTKLRIIDIQGVDKPENIGKPSKVAGKKQEQVAVAA